Within the Microbispora sp. ZYX-F-249 genome, the region GGGTCTTTCGCCCCAAGATCAAGCTGCTCACGGCGGTAGTCTTGGCGCCATGCCCGGCACCCGATGGCTCGACGAGGAGGAGCAGCGCACCTGGCGCGCCTACCTGCGGACGAGCCAGCTCCTCCAGGAGGCTCTCGAACGGCAGTTGCAGCGCGACTCGAGCATGCCGCACGCCTACTACATGATCCTGGTGGTCCTCTCCGAGTCGCCCGGGCGGACCATGACGATGACGGAGCTGTCCGCCATGCTCCAGTATTCGGTCAGCCGCCTGTCCCACGCCGTCTCCCGGCTGGAGGAGAAGGGCTGGGTGCGGAGGCTCAAACGGCCGGAGGACCGGCGCACGACCGTCGCCGAGCTCACCGACGAGGGCTTCGCCGCGATCGTGAAGGCGGCGCCGGGCCACGTGGAAGAGGTCCGGCGGGTGCTGTTCGACCCCCTCACCCCCGGTCAGGTGCGGCAGTTCCGGGAGATCCTCGACACGATCCTCGCGGCCTTCGAGAACCGGGCCGACGAGGCCGAGCATCCCCGGGAATTCGACGCCGCCGCCCAGTGAACGCCCCCTGACGGGGGTCTCGGTCCCGCCCGGGCGGCCCGCCCGCCCCGGACACGTCGGTGACGGCACTCGGACCGCCCGGACCGCCGGTCTCGCGGGCCCTCACGGTCCGGACGTGTCAGGCTATGGTCACGCGGCCGGCGGGTACGTCCCGGCACGTCCGTCCCTATACGTCCCAGCGATCCTCGGAGGTTGTCCGTGCCCAGAACGCGACGTCTCGCTCTGGCTTCGGCCGTCGGTGCGACTGCTGTCGCAACGGCCCTGGCTTCGGCGTCCATCGTCAGCGCTGCCGGCCCGTCGCCGGCTCCGTCCGTGGACACCTCGGCGCTCGGCAGTCAGGAGAGGGAACTCCTGCGGTCCGGCGCGCCGAAGACCGTGGCGCTGGATCCCGCCACCGGGCGGGTGCTGTCGGTGTCGAAGGGGAACAGCGCCACGGTGGGCCGGAAGACGGTGAATCTGGATCCGCGCACCGGCGAGATGCGGTCGGTGTCCGGAAACGAGTGATTCTCCTGCCGAGAATTCCGGTCGTATTCTCACGATGACTCCGACGGCCGATAAGCCGACGCGAACGCAGCGAAGGGCGGGGAAGGCAGCCTTCCCCGCCCTTCTTGTTCCGCAGAGGACCGGCGATTTCACCCGGTCGCGATTATGGGCCGCCCGGTCGGCTCAGTAAAGGGTGACGCTGGTGCCCGTGACGCGGGCGCCGCTGAAGGTGATGTAGGTGTTGGGGCTCCATGGACCGCTGCAGGGCGACGCTCCCTGGTAGGTCCAACAGCCCCTGCCCGTGTAGTTGCCGGTGTTGAAGGCGGAGCGATAGGGCCAGCTACCGGTCTTCGTGCCCGCGCTGCCGTAGAACCCCTGGTTCGCGTATGGAACCTGACCGGAGTAGTAGCAGAAGTCCCCGGAGTTGCAGATGTTGTTCTGGCTGATCATCGGCGTGACCATGCCGCCTTCGGTCACCGACAGCACCTTGGCGGTCCGCGGGTCCACCGCGATCGTCTTCGGCGAGCCCGACTGGAGGAGCTCGAGCTGCTGGGGACTGAGCGCCGAGGTGTCGGCCGACGGCGGGATCGGCGCGGGGCCGGCGGCCAAGGCCGCAGAGGGCGAGATCAGTGCTGTCGCGGCAGCCGCGGCGCCGAGGAACGAAGCCAGGGCGATTCTGCGCGATTCACGCACGTGCCACCTCCTGTTATAGGCGATTCAATAGGGCCTCACGACTCAAGCCCACCTTCGCACCGTTCGAACATAACTCAGCCTAAAGACAATTTATTGTGATATAGATCACAAAGCGGAGAGCTAACACAACAATTCACAGTTGAATTTCCTGATGGAATAGGAAATGTGGATTTCCGGCAAGCGGTCGGTAACGGATGCGAGCGAACGCCTCAGCCGCGCGCGCGTCGGCGGGGCCGGCCGTAATCCGGCCGCCCGTGAGAACCAGGCATTCCTCGGCTCCGGGCAGGTGGGCCCGCGGCGCCTGTCCGTTCGCGGCCACCTCGATCGCGTAGACCTCATCGACCCGGTGGAACTGGCCGCGGCGGCCACCGCGGTGTGGGCGGGCCGCCGCGACGCCGCTTTCCGCGAACTGGCCGGTTATCCGGTCGTCCCGCCGCACGGCGGCTGGTCCGCCCTGGTGGACACCCGCCCGCTCAAGCTCACACCCGCCGAGCTGTCCCGGCTGCTGTTCGAGCGGGGCGGGGTCGCCGCCACGCCCATGGACGGCTGGGGCCCGTCGGGGGCGCACTACCTGTGGCTCGTGTTCGCCGACGAGCCGGTCGAACGGCTGGCCGGACTCGGCGAGCGTTTCCGCCGCGCCATCGGCTGACCCTCAGGCCTTCGGGTTGCGCCGGGCGATGGCGGCGTTGAGCGCGGTGGCGAAGGCCGTCCACCCGGCGTACGGCAGCAGCAGGAGCCCGGCCGTGCGGTCCTCGCGCAGGAGGCGGCGGGTCAGCAGCGCGTTCGACACGTTGAGCGCGAGGATCTCCGCGAGCGCGAGGCGGGGGTTGCGCGCCTTGAAGAACAGCGGCGGCCAGGCCGTGTTGAGCGCCAGGTTCACGGCGAGCGCCCGCCGCAGGGCCGGCCGGGAGCCGTCGTCGGCCCGGGACAGCGCGCGGGCGGACGCGTAGGCGATCGCCGCGTACAACGGCGTCCAGACCAGCCCGAACGTCTGCGGCGGCGGCTGCCAGGAGGGCTTGCGCAGCCGGCGGTACCAGCCGGAGCGCGCGTCGGTGGACAGGCCGCCGACCGTCGCGGCGGCGGTCACGGCGAGGGACGTGCGCAGCAGCGTCTTCGTCGATGTGGATCCCATGGGTCTTCTCCTGCCCCGGGGGGCGCGTTCATGCGGGGACGTGGTTGCGCAGGCGCAGCGCGTCGGGATACGGGGACAGGTAGGTCTGGTCGCGGACGTAGCCGACCCCCGCGCCCCTCGCGTGGTGCCGGAGCAGGGCGAGCGGCACCGTCAGGGCGACCCTGCGGGCCCGGTACGACGCGATCACCTCGGCCAGGTCGGCCCGGCGCACCGGGTCGAGCTCCCTGCCGATCATGCCGAGGCAGTGGTGCAGGACGTTGACGTGGCGCCCGACCGTGGCACTGGTGGCGAGGGCCGCCCGGAACGCCCGTTCGTACTCCCTCGCCAGCACGTCCCTGGCCGGCGCGGTCCCGGCCCGCTCGCCCGCCGCCGCCACGAGCCGCCCGATCTCCCGGTACGCCGCGGGCGAGTGGGCGAGGATCTGCATCTTGTGCCGGGCATGGAAGGCGACCAGGTCACGGGGGCGCCAGTCGCCGGCCAGCAGGGCCCGCAGGCGGGCCGAGGCGAAGATCCGCTCGACGAACGCCTCGCGCAGCACGGCGTCGTGCAGCCGGCCCTCGTCCTCGACCGCCAGCTCCGGCCGGGCGGCGGCGAGCGCGGCGGCGAAGATCCCCCTGCCGCGCCGGTCGGCCGGCCCGCTCTCTCCCGCGTACACGGGGATCCCGTGGAGCCCGCAACTCGGGCTTCTCGACTTGAACACGTACCCGTCGACGTCCGCCAGAGCGGCCGCGCGCTCGGCGGCGAGGGCGGTCATCGGGGCGGTCAGGTCCTCGCGCGTCCGGCGGGTCACCAGCCGGGGGCCGTCGGCGGAGCGCTCCAGACGGAGCGTCTGACGCGGGGCGCCGAGGCCGATCTCGATCTCGGGGCAGACCGGCACCCAGTCCACGTGCTCGGACAGTTCGTCCGTGAGGAACCGGTCACGGCTGTGACCGCCGTCGAACCGCACGGGAGCGCCGAGCAGGCAGCTCGACACGGCCACTCTGGGCCTGATCAGCTCCACCGGTGCCATGATCAGGCCGCCGTCCGCAGCAGCGTGGACAGGCGATGCAGGCCGCGCGCCGTACGCGCCTTGACCGTGCCGAGCGGGACGCGCAGGTGCTCGGCGATCTCCCGCTGGGTCAGGTCCGCGTAGTACGCCAGCTCGATCGCCTGGCGCTGCACCTGGGGCAGGGCGGCCAGCGCGCGCCGGACGCGGTCGCGGTCGGCGAACTCGTCGCCGTCCAGCCGGCCGTCGCGCCCCGCCGGGTCGGGCACCGCTTCGAGCGGCACCGTCGCGGGCGTGCGCGCCCGCAGGTGGTCCACCGCGCGGTTGCGGGCGATGCCGAACAGCCAGGCCGACAGGCTGCGGCCCGGGTCGAAGCGGTGCCGGAAGCGCCACACCTCGGTGAAGACGACCTGCAGGACGTCCTCCACATCCTGTGGCGGCACGAGTCTGCGCAGGTAGGAGCGCACAGCCGGCGAGTGGGCGCGGTAGCACTCCCCCAGGGCGCCCGCGTCTCCCGCGGCGAGGCGGAACTCCAGCGTCTCCTCCATCGGCCCCCCTTGACGCGAAAACTTATTCAAAATCTATTCATAACTGCCCGCGACTGGAGAGGGCAACCATGGGGGTCGAAGGCTGGATTCAAAAAGCGCCAAAGGGCGCGAATTCACCGCAGAGTGGTCATTACCGCCGAGATGGCGTCGCGAAACGTCGACACCCGGACGACCTCCGCGGGCAGGTCGTCCGCCCACCCGGGGCCGCCGGCCACGACGCGGCAGGCGGGGCGGAGCCGCGGCAGACCGGCCAGCGGCGCCGGATCGCCGGTGTCCCGCATCTGCGACCACACGAACACCGCCGCGGGGCCGAGACGGCGCATCGCGTCCGCCAGCGCCCGGTACGGCGTGCGCGCTCCGAGCACGCGGGTCTCCACCCCGAGCGCGCCGAGCGCGGCGGCCAGGGCGTGGACCGGCAGCGCGTGCTGCTCCTCCTCGGCGGCGGCCAGCAGGACCGGACGGGGATGCACGGGCGCGGGCGCCCGGGCGGCGAACCGCGCGAGCGCGACCTGCAGCCGCTCCGAGAACAAGTGCTCGACGTCGATCCCGGCACACGTGTCCTGCTGCCTGCGACTGACGGCCGCGAACACCGGCAGCACGAGCCGCTCCCACGTCCACACCACGCCGTGCGTGGTCAGCGCCGCGTCCAGTCCCGCGGTCACGGTCGGGGCGTCCAGCGCCGTCACCGCGCGGGCCAGCATCACCGCCGACAGCAACCCGGGTTCCGCGGCCTGCCGTACGGCGGGCGCGGGCGGCACGCGCGGCTCGGCCGGCCCGGGGGGCTCATGCGACTCGGAAGGCACCGGCGGCGGCTTGGCGGGCACGGAGGACTCCGGGACCGGCCCCGCCGCGGGCGCCGCCCGCTCTCCCGGCGCGGACCTCGGCCGCAGCGCCTGCCTGGCGGCGTCGGCCGGCGGCATCCCGGCCCGGATCATCCGGTTCATCTCCTCCAGGCGGCGCAGGTCCGCGTCGTCGTAACGGCGGTGCCCGCCGGGGCTGCGCCTGCTCGGGCCGATGCCGTACCTGAGGTTCCACGTGCGCAGCGTGGACGCGGGCACGCCGAGCCGCCGGGAGACGGCCCCGATGCCGTAGCCCGGCTCCTCCTCGGCGGCCGTGTTCTCGCCGGCCCCCGGTGCGTCCTCGTCTGCCACCCGCTCACCCCGTGTCCGTCCGGCCGGTCGTCCCGTCCGCTCGCCGTGCTCCGGCCGCCGGTCCGCGTCCCCGCGGACCAGCCTCTCAGCCCGCGGCGCGCGCCTCGCGAGCACCGGCACGACCGGGGCCGGGCAGGCGCGCCGGGGGCGCACGCGCACGGTCCCCGTGGCCGCCTCCGCCCCTTTCGGCCGCCCCCTGGCCTTGTTTCGGCGGGGGAGCCCGGTGCGGATGCAACCGCCGGAGCGGGCGGGCGCGAAAACTCTACTGACGGCGCCGCCGATCACCGTACCGATCGAAGGAGCACTGCGCATGGTGACGTTGACCCGCGAGACCGGCGGCGTCGGGGAGGAGACGCGGGAGCCGTCCGATCGCCGCCCGCCCGGCCCGCCCGACGACGCCCTGCCCGGGGCCGGCGTGATCGACCGCCCCCTTGCCGATCGGGACCTGTTCGACCGGGACCTGTTCGACCGGTCCCTGGACGAGCTGCTCCGGCGTGAGATGGACCGGCTGTCCTTCCTCGGGGCCGAGGATCGGGAGACGCTGCGGCGCCACCTCGCCGGCTTCGTCGCGCGCGGCGGCAGGCGGCTTCGGCCGGCTTTCGTGTACTGGGGCCACCGGGCCTGCGGCGGCTCCCCCGACGACCTCGACGCCGTGCTGGCGGCGGGCTGCTCGATCGAGCTCCTCCACGCGTGCGCGCTGATCCTCGACGACGTGATGGACGAGTCGCCGCTGCGGCGCGGCCACGTCACCGCCCACGTGGCGCTCGCCGAGCGGCATCGGGAGCGCGGCTGGGCCGGGTCGTCGCGGCGGTTCGGGGAGTCGGCCGCCGTGCTGCTCGGCATGCTGGCCTTCACCTGGGCCGACTCCGCGCTGCTGGCCGACCGCCGCAGGCTGGCCGACGCCCTGGAGGTCCTCACCCAGCTGCGCGTGGAACTCGCCGCGGGGCAGTACCTCGACCTGACCTGCGCCGCCCGGGGCGGAGGCGGCCGCCGGGAGGCCCTGTTGATCTCGACGTACAAGTCGGGCAAATACACGGTCGAGCGGCCGCTGCACCTCGGCCACGCCATCGCCGGGGGCGAGCCCGGGCTGCGCCGGGTCCTCAGCGCGTACGCGCTGCCGCTGGGCGAGGCCTTCCAGCTCCGCGACGACGTCCTCGGCGTCTTCGGCGACCCGGCGCGGACCGGCAAGCCCGCCGGGGCCGACCTGCTGCAGGGCAAGCGGACCTACCTGCTGACGCTGGCACGCGAACGGGCGGACGGCCCGGGCGCGGCGCTGCTGGACGCGCTGCCGGGGCCGGGCGGGGCGCGGCCGGATCTCGTGGCGGCGGTCCGGGAGATGATCGTCGCGACCGGCGCGCTGGAGACGGTCGAGCGGCGCATCGGCGACCTCACCGAGGCCGCGGCCGGGGCGCTGTCCGCTGCGGACATGCCCGCGGA harbors:
- a CDS encoding MerR family transcriptional regulator, which codes for MADEDAPGAGENTAAEEEPGYGIGAVSRRLGVPASTLRTWNLRYGIGPSRRSPGGHRRYDDADLRRLEEMNRMIRAGMPPADAARQALRPRSAPGERAAPAAGPVPESSVPAKPPPVPSESHEPPGPAEPRVPPAPAVRQAAEPGLLSAVMLARAVTALDAPTVTAGLDAALTTHGVVWTWERLVLPVFAAVSRRQQDTCAGIDVEHLFSERLQVALARFAARAPAPVHPRPVLLAAAEEEQHALPVHALAAALGALGVETRVLGARTPYRALADAMRRLGPAAVFVWSQMRDTGDPAPLAGLPRLRPACRVVAGGPGWADDLPAEVVRVSTFRDAISAVMTTLR
- a CDS encoding TspO/MBR family protein, with translation MGSTSTKTLLRTSLAVTAAATVGGLSTDARSGWYRRLRKPSWQPPPQTFGLVWTPLYAAIAYASARALSRADDGSRPALRRALAVNLALNTAWPPLFFKARNPRLALAEILALNVSNALLTRRLLREDRTAGLLLLPYAGWTAFATALNAAIARRNPKA
- a CDS encoding RNA polymerase sigma factor; its protein translation is MEETLEFRLAAGDAGALGECYRAHSPAVRSYLRRLVPPQDVEDVLQVVFTEVWRFRHRFDPGRSLSAWLFGIARNRAVDHLRARTPATVPLEAVPDPAGRDGRLDGDEFADRDRVRRALAALPQVQRQAIELAYYADLTQREIAEHLRVPLGTVKARTARGLHRLSTLLRTAA
- a CDS encoding MarR family winged helix-turn-helix transcriptional regulator, with the translated sequence MPGTRWLDEEEQRTWRAYLRTSQLLQEALERQLQRDSSMPHAYYMILVVLSESPGRTMTMTELSAMLQYSVSRLSHAVSRLEEKGWVRRLKRPEDRRTTVAELTDEGFAAIVKAAPGHVEEVRRVLFDPLTPGQVRQFREILDTILAAFENRADEAEHPREFDAAAQ
- a CDS encoding YbgA family protein, whose product is MAPVELIRPRVAVSSCLLGAPVRFDGGHSRDRFLTDELSEHVDWVPVCPEIEIGLGAPRQTLRLERSADGPRLVTRRTREDLTAPMTALAAERAAALADVDGYVFKSRSPSCGLHGIPVYAGESGPADRRGRGIFAAALAAARPELAVEDEGRLHDAVLREAFVERIFASARLRALLAGDWRPRDLVAFHARHKMQILAHSPAAYREIGRLVAAAGERAGTAPARDVLAREYERAFRAALATSATVGRHVNVLHHCLGMIGRELDPVRRADLAEVIASYRARRVALTVPLALLRHHARGAGVGYVRDQTYLSPYPDALRLRNHVPA
- a CDS encoding polyprenyl synthetase family protein, whose protein sequence is MVTLTRETGGVGEETREPSDRRPPGPPDDALPGAGVIDRPLADRDLFDRDLFDRSLDELLRREMDRLSFLGAEDRETLRRHLAGFVARGGRRLRPAFVYWGHRACGGSPDDLDAVLAAGCSIELLHACALILDDVMDESPLRRGHVTAHVALAERHRERGWAGSSRRFGESAAVLLGMLAFTWADSALLADRRRLADALEVLTQLRVELAAGQYLDLTCAARGGGGRREALLISTYKSGKYTVERPLHLGHAIAGGEPGLRRVLSAYALPLGEAFQLRDDVLGVFGDPARTGKPAGADLLQGKRTYLLTLARERADGPGAALLDALPGPGGARPDLVAAVREMIVATGALETVERRIGDLTEAAAGALSAADMPADARAALLDLARRLTDPDPDPTGPAAPTGRARPGPAPLAGSAEPSAGGARR